The Belonocnema kinseyi isolate 2016_QV_RU_SX_M_011 chromosome 1, B_treatae_v1, whole genome shotgun sequence genomic interval ttttaacgctgcaaaaaaagtacagtcgacgctacttaccttgccgcttcccctaaaTCTTgctcgagctcttcccccaccacgaccgtGACGGCTCGGCATCCTagaattgtttcgctcgctatttacgaatttcgaaatcataatatttatattttatgataatttcttTGTCACATGGGTTAACCTCAAGTAgggaaaatttaatcaaaagtcATCAATAATTCGTGAATACtaacctatttttcagtttattccacgagagaacgatgtgctcacaattttttgaagtcaaatgtgagataatcacttccacaatatgtattccgaaaatcgaactttctctgtttgtaaacactgatccgcgcgcggcaacgCACGTAGCGTGCGAAATAATTCGCATCAAACACCACGCATCAAaattagactcgagagtgggggaacatcgtttccaggaaaattactcccctacggtcccatccatggcaaggtaaatagcgccgtctgtattgcgattactctgtgagtttctaatagaaaattcaacgtagaatccgaattttaaaagttcaaaagtttatctcgctgttttttttttagatttttaaaaaggaaccgaatgggcacccaatggggtctttacgaatactttgtaaaggctcctttcggttccttcggtccgccagggtggtAATTAGACCCCTTTAAGGAGGTAGtggttttcaaataaacattttactgcaataAGTTATAACATAATTTCAGTCCAAACACAGTTTACACTGCatcttaaatgattaattttactgAGAATTATATTTCTCAAATAATTGTTCGAAAACTTGGAAAAGGTAATTTCACCCACTAAAAATGAATTTGGGACCATGTAAAAAACCACGCGCACCttattttttagtgttttaaaaCACACACAATGTGATCTAAAAATAAacgaacttttaatttaaatcatagaACACGTAGTGCTGTCTATTAAACATTGGCAGCGTTAGAAAGATACATCTTTCTTCTTTCAAACGCAATCAAGTTCAAGCAAATCAGTTGGCATCAAATCGTGCTGAGTTACTGGAAAAAATACGTGAAATAATCGCTATCGATGCAAATTTCATTGTGAGAATGCTGGCACAAGAATTAAATGCATCTTACTGCGCAATCTACACAATATTAACTGAAGATTTGGGTACAAGAAAAGCACGTTTTGCTCCACATcagttagataaaaataaaaaaatttctcgtgTAGGGCATTGCAAAAACATAATTTCAACAGCTAAAAACAATTCAGACTTTCTCTGATTCCAAAGATATTGTTCACAAGGAATTTGTTCCAGGAGGTAAAACCGTCAATGGAGAATACTATTTACAAGCTTTACATCGTTTGTGGTCGGGAATTTTTAGTATCAGACCCGAATATCCAGAAGGAAAAGAGCGCTGTTTTTTTGCAGGATAATGCACCACCCCACAAGAACAAAAAAGTCAacgaattttttatggaaaacagATTTGTATCATGGACCACCCTCGGCATTCCCCTGATCCGTTACTATGTGAGGATTTTCTGTTCCCAAACTGCAAAATGCAATGATAGGACTTTTTTACGATGGCGTTCCAGCCATTCAAGCCGCCGTGACACAGGTGCTGAAGATCATCCTAAAAACTCAGTTTAATAAGTCTATGGATAAATTGGCTGATCGTTCTGAACGTTGTATTTAGTTAAATGGAACCTATTTTCAATAAATCTTATCTTTGAAACATAATAACATGCTTGTTTTATTCCATAACTAAAAAGTTCGATAATTTTTAGATCCCACTTGGGTAACCTTCATTATTAACTGCCTTCGGATCTAAACTTTGATATTTCGCAGGAAAACTTTGGAAATGTTTCGTTAAAAGAGCGAGAGGTGGATTTTAGGTATTGTATAATATAAAAAGGGGATTGGAAACATCACTTGGATGTTTATGATGGTAAATTTTGTgactgttttaaatataaaagtattatAGCTACTTTGCAATGGAGACACTTTcgagttattttgttaaaagtactgGGCATCGTTTTAGgggttgaaaaatattattaagggGTCaggaaaataacttgaaattttcttaagGTGACTTGTGTGACaatgctcaattttaaatttgaatggctGTTTTATATAGAGACTCATTTGAGAATTCTGGAACGAGTATACAGAAACTTTTAATGCCttattgatttttcatcaaataaaactggacattcataaaattattttacattatccatgtgtcaaataaaattaaagtccTTGTAAGATTCTCCtgtaaaaaggaaattttttaaatctgtttacaAGCAATCATTTGTTTTCTACGCTTCTACTTCGTACTCTGCATCATTTCGCTGCCTTAAAAGCAACACTTGTTTTTTTGGATATTTCTTTTAATATCGCACAGTTCGgccaacaattgaattttttacctcttCAAAAACGTATTTGcgagtaaaacaaaaattatatgtcTTACTCACAAgatatttgaagtaaatttatatatgtttttagaataaacattttttcttcaaaatgtttttttcgtaTCTCGTACAGTattgctggaaaattaaattttttatttttgaaaaagcagtttcgatggataaaaccagAACTGGTGGTAAAAAATTGGTCGttaacgaacttgttctttctttttagacattAAAAAGGTTTTGCCGAATCTCTACCCAATCTGATCAGTCTTTCCAATGTTATCGTGCTATACAGACAGACtgcaaacaccttcgtaaaagtatacgagggtggattgataagtttccggcctgaccaagaaaaacaacgtttttaagaatttttttttttatttctcaacataatctcctccaaggcNNNNNNNNNNNNNNNNNNNNNNNNNNNNNNNNNNNNNNNNNNNNNNNNNNNNNNNNNNNNNNNNNNNNNNNNNNNNNNNNNNNNNNNNNNNNNNNNNNNNagctatctaaggatggtactatagaacgccacctcaaggtaggcctagtggcgccatctcttggtcaggccggaaacttatcaatccaccctcgtattttctAACTCAGGGGctcttaaaacgtggagatttgataaaaatcgacgaagtcaaattttacataaaactgaaGCAGGGGCAAGTTCTTAACAGttatttgaacctttttttttaaatataaatataaattcatctgcGTAGACGCTATTTCTTAAGGAAAGATACGATATATCGAAAAGTATTCTTAAAAGTGTAAAAccgtttttaaaatttcgttcacATATAATAAgtcacaacaaaaattgtttaccgttgcatttgtagaaaaaataggTGATCAAATGGATAGATGATTACGTAAgacttaagaaaaattgaaatttaaaaaatttaaattatattaaaatccaaattaaaaatcctttttaacgtccaatattcAAATTGATGCCAACTCCTGAAAAAACAAGAAGccaattccttaaaaaaatctaattcattcAATTCCAATCAGgtaggttctacacttgaagttgcagaatctctcggggacgatATAtgttgtttgcaagaaaaatgcgagaattcgattttatgaaaaagtcaaaTGGTCAcaaagttatttagcccgcataaaaaCCAAAAGGTATTTCCCTCATGATAATACAGATTGAAccaaaaattgtcagaaaatgtAATTGTGTTTTTGcagaaaatcgacttttagtattttcagGAAAGCCGacgtcattttgttaattttgaacatttttaaaattttctcgtgCATTTCGAAAGAGAGCGATAAAATCTAGcagaacataaaaataaatctgaattaACTCAATTAGGTCAAAAGTCAGATaagtataaagaaaatattgttttttttttaaacaaaggcaaaaattaaaatgcgcataacttcttaaaattttttgcacaaatcgcaaaaatacgtGTCGCCTAACTTCCTCtaagaaaaaacatatttcatcCCCGAGAGATTCTGTAACTTTCAGTGTAGAACCTACCTCACTTGGATTAGATTcgattacaaaaatgaaaaaagaggaaagaaaaatgaggaggcaaccaaccacatgtccttccttctttttttatttctttggacttttttaatttctttattatcaaattataataaaagatcattgaatttaaaaataaaaaaataaaaactattttatcaaCGTTTCGTCAATCACACAGCACCCATTTCAAGgcaaagaaatgaaaataaaataacatttttagctATAATTCTGATTATTACGTTTTTGTGACTTGTTACCGTATGTttctaaaagttaatattctataATGGATGAACTGCAGAGGGAATCGGTCTGATTCCCAAACGTTTGATATAATTCTGAATAAATAGTCTGAAAAAAATCGGGAAAAGTCAAGGTTTTCCTTATATTTATCAACGTAGAACTTGTAAAATCCATAtgtatttataactatttttaaatttcctataaaCAATACATAATGTAGCCTATTTTTAACAGATAGGTTAATTgtataaagaaaataaacaaaaaatgcacaaaaataaacaaaaaactaacttttcagcagaaaaatatcttttatttataagaatcagTTAACAATGTCGAGTTACAATGTTCAAAATATACTACAAAGcgaattataactattttttaccttttatttCACGCATATACATTGTAAAATAtgtacatttattttcgaaaaataacgtATCGAAACCCCATCTTTATTATGTACCGCCTACCGtttgcagatgaatttttattaaaagcgctcgcatttgcttgaaatttttgtcaagataagggaaaactgcaaaaaaccttTCTCGAGCACACCTGGTTTCAGAATTAGATTTTGGGTGTTGACATTCATTATCATCAAGCGTCCACAGAATACGGAAAAGATTTACTTGTTTATATCATTGATATAGCAAACTTAAAAAGTTTTACCAGATAAATACTGCctcaacccgtgcagaaatcgccaggTAATTCCCGGTTCCAGGCTTGGGCCAGGCCGGAGGCCTCGAGCCTGACTCTAGTATCTTGTATTTCTCAATGGATCGACCTCGACCCCGGCTAGATAAGTAATGTCAAAGTTCCTAAAATTCATGGCAGATGACGTTGGATTATTTTGTGTATTATCCAATATTCACTATGTAACTTTGTTTGTGCTTAAAAGAGTGTCATTTTTTTAAGTCGCAAActgcctaaaataataaaaagccctTGTAGAGTTAGGATACATTGAACAAAAACTACTATTATTGCATACTTACGTGTGGATTtcaaaagtaagaaaattaattttaaattacaataaggCATTAAGCTAGTGTAATTCTAGCCTCTAAATAACGACCttgtaagtatattatatttataaaggcgtaaaaaattatttatgtaattaaaaaggattaagcACGAAATGATTGTGTGTATTGTGATTGATCGTGTAGGTGGTGATGCGGTCGACGAGGTAGAATTAGAACCTCAAGAGATACTTAATGAACTCGCAATTAAAATgccttttgtaaatgaaaataataatataaatcctAAACTTATACCTCTGGAAGTGGTTTCATAAATATTTGCGTAACAAACTGTAGTCCTATAAGAAAATGGCGAGGAATCGATATTGAACTAGAGTGAAGCCTGGGCCAGGCGCAGCGATCGAGCCAGGCCCTGCCCAGATTTAGCGcttcattctagcttgacccaAACTTCATCACCAGGCCAGGGCCTACTTTTTCCAGGCTTGGGCCGGGTTAGGCCCACGAACAAATTTCCACACGAGAATCAAATCAACTCAATTCTTGGTAATCTTAGAAAGGAAGTGACTTGAGTATTTTACAATACAATATtagatttctttgaaataaatttaatatattgcaCTATGTAAAAATGATGGTAGAATTGAATTAATATCAGTACTATACGATTATTGGCATCGTACTCTAAtcttcttcaaattaaatttttattcatatatttttttaattcatattatcattgcaaattaaatttcaagagaaagCGATGCCAATAATCGTACATTACTGATAGAAGTTCCATTATTCTACCATTATTTCGACATAttacagtcgaacctcggacgCCGTCACCGATCGGGATTCGGCGTATTGAGAGACTGAAGGCGTACGTGGTCTAACCCATCAGCCAATCGGCGTCAAGTTACAGCAgcattattatattaatgttatcGAATGCTTCGTCCCTGGGCTCATCACCTGATTCTTACAGTGTCCACGAAACAGCTTACGACAGTGTCCTAAGCTACAGCGTCCAAGCTTCGACTGTATAAGGAAAGTAtgccaaacaaatttaatatttcatttcaaaatactaGTCACTTCTATACTGAGGTTACGATGAATTAAACTGATtcgataaagaaaatatttagctGGTAATACTTTGTCACTTTGTTATATCACCGATAGAAAAAGTGCCAGTCCCTAGTGGCGGACGTTGCGGGCAACCCCAAAAGTAGCCCAAGAAGGACGACTGGTTGTTTGCTGGAGCGCTCCGACGAGATCATAGTCATGTTTTGGTGATATAAAATGAAAGTGCGTCAGCATTGGATTCTTGAGAAGATCTGGCTGGGGAGGTTCGAGTCGTGCTTTTAAACCAAGGTCATCTTTTCTTTGTATGTAAAGATCGTATGTTTTAACTTCAAAATCATGTTCATCGCGGATAGTCTCGAGTTCTGCAGCTAAAAGATGGCCGTTTTGGGATGCAAAAGAAACGAATTCGCTGCCATTTGCAGGTGCAGATGTTAAGATAATCCCAGTTTGAAGTTCATTTCCTGGCTTACGTATATAAATGCGGCTGGGTGCAGGAATATTGACAACGGGTTTTACATGAGTATCTTTAATAATTACTCCACGGTACACGTACATTCCatctaaaattgtagaaaaaaaatgttgtaagttttttgtatacggaaaatagtttttttctcatGCATGTGCACAATAAGGCGATTATCTACTAGTGTAAAACTTTACAGATATTGTAAGAGCTGGGTGTCATCTTGTGTGCCGTTCTAGGTCCGTcagatttttttactgaacattaTGTTAAATGTTTTGCTGATTACAAAAAACGAGGGTGCTCTCAtgccattattttttaattccatcaattgttaacataaaaaattaacaaatacgttggaaaattaggaaaataaaaatgtgcttttttggttaaaatatagaTGACACAACAAAAAGCTTCGAACATACGTTGGACTACTCTCAGaggaacattttttctaaaagaatattttttgttaaaagtgatcAATTTCGAGAAGAGATCGATTAACGAAATAAGAAATTGTTAATCAAATCTTCCGGTAAATTATCCCAGGGTAATGTAaagccttatttaaaaattagcgtcagcaatttgaaatgaaataataactGTTTGcgctataaataataatgaactaAGTCTTGTTTTTATCTTCGAATAATCTCAGAGACTTGTAATGAAGCTGAAtaatcttcataaaaattaaataataaaaatcctttatacaaatatttctattacTTATGCTGCGCCCATAAACCATCCATCATTATTATAAAGGTGGGGATGGGGTCTGTCACAGTTTTATTTCTCAGATATAGAAAAAAGGAAGAAGTATCAAGCTGGGAGGAGGAGGGTATAAAGGtatctgaaaaatgtattatgcaTTTCTTAGATTCCACTCGAACTTTTTACGCTGTCAAATGCCCTTTTTCGTATCCTATTCTCAAGAAGTACTTAATTAAAGCTAAAAATTCTTGCATACCTAGAAATTTCCTATTCATTTAAGCTTAAATTTTGCATAATTAAGTGTCCCCAAATAAGAACAATACGCAAATTTTTCTAGAGCGGAGGAATTGGCCACagacaactaaaaattaaaataggaaatttcaaatttgaaaaatatacagtAAAACTCTAAGATAAGGCCCTCTGATATAGTTTCTCGAATGATCGACGCCGTACCAAGGGTAGAAGGAAAAGGGGCTTAGCGATACGATGCTGTAATCTAACGGAATACCTGTGTAAATGGGTCCCGACATTCCAAAAGTTTACTGGAAGCGGAAGAAACACACGACTAAGCAGGATGGCGAGCTCAGGTCGAGTAACAGGGCTTGTGGATTAGTAGCACGAAATTATTTATGTAATGTTAAGGGAAAATATCAGTGAATATGAATTTATCTTAAGCAAAAATGTTATACTACCGTGTAAAATGGATTATTTATTAAACCTCAGTTTGTCAAAGTAATGAATGGGCGCTATAGTTACATGTAAATGTTTGCGCCACGATATGAGAACCTCCATATATTTTTAACGTTAAACGGGAGGGGTGGGTCCAAATTTTTGTTACGGCCACGTTAAAGTTACATTAGAAATAGCGTTGCAAGGAGGGTAGCGGGTGTAAAATGGCTGCGAAAAACGCTACATAATATATGGACGCTC includes:
- the LOC117173743 gene encoding uncharacterized protein LOC117173743, translating into MYVYRGVIIKDTHVKPVVNIPAPSRIYIRKPGNELQTGIILTSAPANGSEFVSFASQNGHLLAAELETIRDEHDFEVKTYDLYIQRKDDLGLKARLEPPQPDLLKNPMLTHFHFISPKHDYDLVGALQQTTSRPSWATFGVARNVRH